One part of the Eucalyptus grandis isolate ANBG69807.140 chromosome 10, ASM1654582v1, whole genome shotgun sequence genome encodes these proteins:
- the LOC104422144 gene encoding LOW QUALITY PROTEIN: CRM-domain containing factor CFM3A, chloroplastic/mitochondrial (The sequence of the model RefSeq protein was modified relative to this genomic sequence to represent the inferred CDS: inserted 4 bases in 3 codons) — protein sequence MALVPPRQFYPTFHRNPFILFSWKSSISTLGRGKPISLFNPSLSFSSNGWLDKWNQSNRQNSSKLPQAVINYRNSGDAGGGGGSTMQRIVEKLKKFEYMDDGYERRERLPERVVEKGSVEDIFYVEEGLLPNTRGGFSPESRIVEANVVGESSGARFPWEKPKGKGEEEGWSARXKSKTSVAELTLPXPELKRLRNLTFQTKSKMRIKGGGVTQAVVDTIHERWKSSEIVRLKIEGSPALNMKRTHEILERKTGGLVVWRSGTSISLYRGVSYKDPSVQLNKRIFRKEGSSATSSTSSTPADTIGRNPSQYRISEDAQASEIASENKDTGSMPEVEYEHEMDKLLDSLGPRYKDWPGCEPLPVDADMLPGTIPGYQPPFRILPYGVRATISQKEATALRRLARVLPPHFALGRSRQLQGLAVAMIKLWEKSSIAKVALKRGVMLTTSERMAEDLKKLTGGILLSRNKDFLVFYRGKNFLSPEVTEALLERERLAKSLQDEEEQARLRASALVVPTNHMYEQPGNTGTLMETLDANKKWGKKLDEQHKEKVMIEAEITRHASLVRKLERKLDFAAKRLSRAKRALSKVEEFLKPAERQADPESISDEXRFMFHKIGLRMKAFLLLGRRGVFDGTVENMHLHWKYRELVKIIVKAKTFDSVKKVALALEAESGGILVSVDKVSKGYAIVVFRGKDYKRPSTLRPKNLLTKRKALARSIELQRLEAFQNHVANLQKKVEQLQFEIEQMDRMKEKCNNAFYDRLDSAYPTDEEDSEEEGDETYLGMYNSENDGGDKPSNPSYELLSEADFSDDEENEESQPDSEDLTARAYAVSSTTVHATDHEKEIGHNWS from the exons ATGGCTCTCGTCCCTCCCCGTCAATTCTACCCAACGTTTCATCGGAACCCCTTCATTCTATTCAG TTGGAAATCGAGCATTTCAACTCTTGGTAGAGGAAAGCCCATTTCTTTATTCAATCCCAGCTTAAGCTTTAGTAGCAACGGTTGGTTAGATAAATGGAATCAATCCAATAGGCAAAACAGCTCCAAACTGCCTCAGGCTGTGATCAATTATAGAAATAGCGGCgatgctggtggtggtggtgggtccaCAATGCAGAGGATtgtggagaaattgaagaaatttgaaTATATGGATGATGGGTATGAGAGGAGAGAAAGACTGCCGGAAAGAGTGGTGGAGAAAGGATCTGTGGAGGATATCTTTTATGTGGAGGAAGGGTTGTTGCCAAACACACGAGGTGGGTTTTCGCCAGAGTCAAGAATTGTGGAAGCAAATGTGGTTGGGGAGAGCAGTGGAGCAAGGTTTCCATGGGAGAAGCCAAAGGggaagggagaggaagaagggtGGTCGGCGA GTAAGAGCAAGACGTCGGTGGCGGAATTGACACTTC GGCCGGAGCTAAAGAGGTTGAGGAACTTGACTTTTCAGACGAAGAGCAAGATGAGGATTAAGGGAGGTGGTGTTACGCAGGCAGTCGTGGACACGATTCATGAGAGGTGGAAGTCTTCAGAAATTGTGAGGTTGAAAATTGAGGGTTCGCCTGCACTTAACATGAAGAGGACACACGAGATATTGGAG AGGAAAACTGGTGGTCTAGTGGTATGGAGGTCTGGAACATCCATTTCGTTGTATAGAGGTGTGAGCTACAAAGACCCTTCAGTGCAACTGAATAAACGAATATTTAGAAAAGAAGGGAGCTCAGCTACTTCATCAACTTCATCAACACCTGCTGATACCATTGGTAGGAATCCTTCGCAATATAGAATCAGTGAGGATGCACAGGCATCTGAAATTGCGTCTGAGAATAAGGATACAGGATCAATGCCAGAAGTTGAATATGAACATGAAATGGATAAATTGCTAGATAGCCTGGGTCCTAGGTACAAAGACTGGCCAGGATGCGAGCCCTTGCCTGTGGATGCAGACATGTTGCCTGGAACAATTCCTGGTTACCAACCTCCTTTCAGAATCCTTCCTTATGGAGTACGAGCAACGATTAGCCAAAAGGAGGCAACGGCTTTGAGAAGGCTTGCTAGAGTACTTCCTCCACATTTTGCTTTAG GAAGAAGCAGGCAGCTCCAAGGTTTGGCTGTGGCCATGATCAAGCTATGGGAAAAAAGCTCAATTGCAAAGGTTGCACTTAAACGTGGCGTAATGCTTACAACTAGTGAGAGGATGGCAGAAGATCTTAAG AAATTGACAGGGGGGATTCTGCTCTCGAGAAACAAGGACTTCTTGGTCTTCTATCGAGGTAAAAATTTTCTCTCACCAGAAGTCACTGAAGCATTATTGGAGAGGGAAAGACTAGCAAAGTCCCTTCAAGATGAGGAGGAGCAAGCTCGCTTGAGGGCATCAGCCTTGGTTGTCCCAACCAATCATATGTATGAGCAGCCTGGAAATACTGGTACGCTTATGGAGACTCTTGATGCCAATAAAAAGTGGGGAAAGAAGTTGGATGAACAGCACAAAGAAAAAGTTATGATAGAAGCAGAAATAACAAGGCATGCAAGCCTTGTCAGGAAGCTCGAAAGAAAGCTTGATTTT GCTGCGAAAAGGCTATCTCGAGCCAAAAGAGCTTTGTCAAAGGTTGAGGAGTTCCTGAAACCGGCAGAACGGCAAGCAGACCCAGAAAGCATCTCTGATGA GAGATTCATGTTCCACAAGATTGGCTTAAGGATGAAAGCATTTTTGCTTCTTG GAAGACGGGGAGTTTTTGATGGTACAGTGGAGAACATGCACTTGCACTGGAAGTATCGAGAACTGGTGAAGATCATTGTGAAGGCAAAGACCTTTGACTCTGTTAAGAAAGTAGCATTGGCTCTTGAAGCCGAGAGTGGTGGGATCTTGGTTTCTGTAGACAAAGTCTCCAAAGGGTACGCCATTGTGGTGTTCCGTGGAAAGGATTATAAGCGGCCTTCCACCTTGAGGCCGAAGAATCTTTTGACAAAGAGGAAGGCTCTGGCTCGTTCTATTGAGCTTCAAAGGCTTGAG GCATTCCAAAATCACGTGGCCAATCTGCAGAAAAAGGTGGAGCAACTTCAATTTGAAATC GAACAAATGGACcgcatgaaagaaaaatgcaaCAACGCTTTTTATGACAGATTAGATTCTGCTTACCCCACTGATGAGGAGGACAGTGAG GAGGAAGGAGATGAGACATATCTGGGGATGTATAACAGCGAAAATGACGGTGGAGACAAACCCAGCAATCCGAGTTATGAACTGCTCTCGGAAGCTGATTTTTcagatgatgaagaaaatgaggaaTCTCAACCAGATTCAGAAGACCTGACTGCACGTGCATATGCAGTATCAAGCACCACCGTGCATGCCACCGATCACGAGAAAGAAATTGGTCATAATTGGTCCTAG
- the LOC104423708 gene encoding transcription factor bHLH92, with amino-acid sequence MPNPGNNMNKRVMEFLRRSWAEPSQIQEFDRERGFRHMLSERMRREKQKRSYSALLAELPHGTQNDKNSIVQTARMRIKELVKYKQELERQNGELKSGLNEKSGGDKAGGTKIRVKIANPTSGIDSMLEVLKCLDNMELKATAIQTQCSADQLFAVIEVENEIEAAHVENVIQWTLLETERKLHPNSYEGKMDWLS; translated from the exons ATGCCGAACCCGGGGAACAATATGAACAAGCGGGTGATGGAGTTCTTGAGGAGGAGCTGGGCCGAACCGAGCCAGATCCAAGAATTCGACCGTGAACGGGGTTTTCGACACATGTTGAGCGAGAGGATGAGGAGGGAGAAGCAGAAGCGTAGCTACTCCGCATTGCTCGCCGAATTGCCTCATGGTACCCAG AATGACAAGAACTCCATCGTCCAAACAGCTCGCATGAGAATCAAGGAGCTGGTGAAGTACAAGCAAGAGCTGGAGAGACAAAACGGGGAGCTGAAGTCTGGTCTGAACGAGAAGAGCGGAGGGGACAAAGCTGGAGGGACCAAGATCAGAGTCAAGATTGCGAATCCGACGTCCGGGATTGATTCTATGTTGGAGGTCCTCAAGTGCCTGGACAACATGGAACTGAAAGCTACGGCGATTCAAACGCAGTGCTCGGCCGACCAACTCTTCGCCGTGATCGAGGTTGAAAATGAG ATTGAAGCCGCACATGTTGAAAACGTCATCCAGTGGACCCTGCTCGAAACCGAGAGGAAACTTCATCCCAATAGCTACGAGGGCAAGATGGACTGGTTGAGCTAA